In Gracilinanus agilis isolate LMUSP501 chromosome 1, AgileGrace, whole genome shotgun sequence, the sequence CGAGGTGTTGGTCGGAAAGAGGGGCTCTGGTGAAGGACAGCCAGGATGggcgggtgggggtggggggcatttACCGTAAGTAACTGGGAAGGGGATGAGGTCAGCCTTTGGTGGCACAGTTAGCAGAAAGGGAGGGTTGGGTTTGGCAGGTAGACAAGTACCTAGTCACCTGCCTCCATCCTCCAGGAGACGCTTAGGAATTCACTTcaacaaaacaaatactggaTGCCACTGATTCTATGCCAGGCAAAAAGGAATGTGAGACTCCATAAAGTATTGGGGCCCATTCAGGCTCCCACAGGCTCTGGGGCAAACACTAGGTACTGCCTCAGAGAGGGCTGAGGAGGCTGCTTCCACCACCACCCCATCCCCCCAGCTCTGGACATCTTGATTCTTTTCATATTCATTTGACAAACACTGAGCATCTGCTGAGTTCAGAATATTGTGTTGGCCCCTTCCTCGACTTACAGGTCGTTAGCCCATGGGTGTGGCCCAGGTGGTTGGGAGCCAAGAGGGGAATGCCCTAGAACCCGACTGTGGAGGGTCACGAGATGCCAGGGTGAAGAATTTGCACTTAATTTGACCAGTTCTTAAGAGGAAGCCATGAGCAGACAAGTGATAGGGGAGGATTTTCCGGGCAAGGAAGCCTTATGAAGAGAATGCagtggggagaagaggaacaGAGAAACTGTAGGTGGCAGAAACTGGTTAGGAAGCTCTTGCAAACTTTCCTTGGTCATCTGCCCCACAGCCTCCAATAGAATATGCTTCCAGTCTGCCCCAGCAACAGAGGGGAAAAGTCATAAGAAATTCATTCTGTCAGCAACCTTCCCCAGCTCCTCTGAGGAGAAATCTGAACCTGGGGCAGAGCCAGCCTCAAAAGTTTTTAAGGGCAGAGTGTACATACAGGGAATGAGGACAGATGCTGCTTCTGGTTCAGTCTCAAATGCCATTTTCCCTCTTTGTCCAGAAATGTTTTCATAATGCCTGACCCTAACCTAGCTCacatctttccctcttttccacaagaataggGATTGGGTTAGAGACTACACCAGAGatcattggtatagggaaaaCTCTCAGGGAGGGAATTCCCTGCaccaaattctctcttctataAGAATATCattcatataaccatgttaaaaatgaatattaataaatgtttaaatttttaaaaaaatctgagagaGGCTAGTCAGTTTTAGGCTGCTGGAGCTCTGGTTTTCTTTCAATACagttttacagtttaaaaaagaaaaaaaaagaatatcattcagtattttaaaaacctttgaaaAATCGAGGTAAACTAgaattagaacacagaatatctaCCACATTAATAAGCCctactgaaaaaatagaatagttaGCCCACcatgatgtgtttttttttttaatttttaaagttacatctagaaacagtttttgacaattgttgTCTGATTCTCTCCCCACTcaccaaggcagtaaatagtctgatataggttatactatAACTTTCATGCAATACCATGCTGtaacagaagacacatattacatatacaataaaaacatcatgaaggaaataaagtgaaagatggtgagttttgatctgcaatcagattcttttttttttttaacccttaccttactgtgtattggctccaaggctgaagagtgctaagggctaggcaatgggggttaagtgacttgcccagggtcacacagctaggaagtgtcagaggccagatttgaacctaggacctccctcctcttggtctcattccactgagccacccagctgccccctgcaataGATTCTtgcagttccttctttggctatggattgcattttttttttttatcatgagtcccttggggttatcttgggactttgttttgctgattaaagtttagtccttcacagttgatcatcgtatatttgttactgtatacactgttctcctggttctgcttatttcactctgcatcagttcatataagtcttgccaggtttttctgaactcatcctgtttgtcatttcttatggtgcaacagtattccattacaatcatataccacaacttgttcagccattctccaattgatggataccacctcagattccaattctttgtctttacaaaaagaattgctaaatcaaaacaactctgaggtatcacctcacacctagcagattggctaaaatgatagcaggggagagtaatgaatgttggaggggatgtggaaaaattgggacattgatgcattgctggtggagttgtgaaatgatccggccattctggctggcaatttggaatcacgctcaaggggctataaaagaatgcctgccctttgatccagccataccattgctgggtttgtaccccaaagagatcatagataaacagacttgtacgaaaatattcatagctgcgctttttgtggtagcaacaaattggaaaaggagggtatgtccttcaattggggaatggctgaacaaactgtggtatatgcgggtgatggaatactattgtgctaaaaggaataataaactggaggagttccatgcaaattggagagacctccaggaattgatgcagagcgaaaggagcagagccagaagaacattgtacacagagactgatatactgtggtaaaatcaaatgtaatgggcttctgtaccagcagcagtgcaatgacacaagacagctctgagggatttatggtaaagatgctacccacattcagaggaaggactgcaggagaggaaacatataagataaacaattgcttgaatgcatgggctgaggcggacaggaatgggaaatagaccctgaacaaggacacgttacaaccagtggaaatgtgcgttggccatgggtggggggagagtggggaggtgaaggggaaagtaggggcataaagtatgtaaacagattaaaaatgaatattaataaatgtctaattaaaaaaaagaattgctaaaaatattttgtatataggtAATTTTCccctatctatgatctctttgggatacagacccaaagAGATTttgctgggccaaagggtatgcacagttttataccaTGACTTATTCTTGATAAAGCTATGCTATCACTGGAACTATAGCTACCTTTTTAAAATGGTCACTATTCATCTCTTTAATGATTTTTGTTAGGAATTGAAATCAAGTTTACTAGCTTattgtttgctttttaagttaATGGCTTCTGCTTTCACACCTACGAATCTGAAAGTgaatccctttccttcccttcccccagaaCAGGAAGCCATTTGCTCTAATAAGAGAGAACAGatttaaaaagaaggggaaattggCAAGCAATTCTGTAAAACCAACCAATATATCAACTCAGCTATAGTATATATAAAGTGCTCCACAGCTATGGTCCCCTACTCCCTtagcaaaaggaagaaaaggcattttctcatttcctcttcaGACCTAAAAGTTAGCAAATTGTATTGCCTATAATTTGCAAGTTCTGTTTTCCTAAAATTTGCAAATTGTTCCCCTCCTTTTgaaaattcaactttattttatttttcctttcaaactcCCTCACTCCTCCTGACCTAACACAATCGAGAAAACAATAATACCATACCCattataaatatgaagtaatgcaaaatagatttccatatCAGCCAGgccttcttttttgaaaatttgagaagcattttttctccagttcacttATTCTCTGATCATTCAAATATCTGATGATGGCCCAGCAATTGCAATCCCTAGTTCATTCTTTCTGTGGTGGATAAATGTATCAGTCTGGTAACTTGTATCAAGAAAATGCAATTAGGAGCTTTCTTACCATCTCCTTATTATCCTGGGCACTGACAtctcttttgccatttttgttcAGTAGTTAAAGAGCCCTGggcctggtgtcagaaagacctgagttcaaatccagcctcagacaattcctgtgtaactttaggcaaatcattttcccTCTATAAGactaagaggcagctaggtggttcagtggctagagtgctgggcctggagtcaggaagacctgagttcaaatccaggctcagatacttcttagctgtatgactctgggtaaatggttgcctgacaaaaggatccacagcttctgccttagtatttatcaattctaagacagaaactaagggtttttaataagtaaacatttttttgtaaagaatctactggagaaggaaatgacaatttagtatctttgccaagaaaacttcatgaagagctatggtccatgggatcactCACTCTTTTGAGTTGGACAAGACAACAACTTTTCCAGGCCAGATGTCATTCTTAGCAGAAttaaatgagcaaaaaacaaagaGTAGCTCTGCATTCTCTCTGTTGTCAGTTTTTGCCTTTTTCCATAGGACATCTCTGCTGTAATCTTCTTTTCCCCTACATAGCTTAGTCTTTTCTTTCGTCCTTCCCCATGCTCATCTTCCTGCTGCTGTTGTTTTCACAGGACTGGGCCATACTTTTGGACTCATCCTCTTATTACTTTCCCTTGTTGCCATCTTTAGTATATGTGTCTTAAAAATCTATATTGGTGTGCTCTCTTTATTTAGACaacttctatttttcttcctcactgGAATCATTTCTTTGTGACTTCACAGTtgcctagaggcagctaggtggtgaagtggatagagttctggtcctggagtcaggaagacctacattcaaatccagcctcagatactagctgaatgacccaaaacaagtcacttaacagctttctacctcagtttctccaactgtaaaaagGGGAAACACTATTacttacttcccagagttgttgaaaGGACCAGATGAGATCATTAtgaagtgcttagtatagtgactgacacataataggggcttaaaaaaaagcttttcttctctcttcccctttggAATTTTAGTCTTGAGAGTTACTCATCCCTCTGGATGATTTCCCCCCAAAAATTCTAGTCCAGGGGGTTCTATCAGTTCTTCCCTGGAAGTCTTAGAAATTTGCTCACCCCAAATTCAAGGTTGCATGTCAAACTAAGTCGTTTTTTCATTTCCATTAGAAATTTTAAGACATGGTACTTATTTTCCCTTCAAAGTCCCTTTGATTTTCACTCTAGCAACCTATTTCTTTGTTAGTGAAAACTAAATCCAGAACTGAATTTCTCCTTGTTCTCCTtgacctttttaaaattaaaaattttcccaatgatcaagttgtttttttttctccctctaactTCCCtttgggataaaaatacaaacatgAGCCATATAACAAATATTAACAGTCGCAtcaaacaaattcccatattgagCATAATCAAAATTATGTCTCATTCTGAAATTTAGTCCATCGCTTCTTTGGTCAGAAAATGGTTAGCATTATCTATCATTGGTCCTCTAAAATCATGGCcagtcattgtgttgatcagagatATTGTCTTTAAGTCCTTCAAAAATTGCTCATTCTTATGATTttgttatagtataaattgttctgctcacttcgctctGCCCCAATTCATGCAAGTAATCTCAATCCTCACAGCAGCACAGTATTCCATTATTTTTATCTACCATGATtggttcagccatcccccaattaagGGGCATTTACCTTAGTTTCCAGTTTATTGCTTCCTCtacctttttgtttgcttttgtttaaagaacccttactttctgtcttagtaacagctctaagacagaagggcaaaagctaggcaattggagttgtgcCTTGCCTAGGAtaacataggtaggaagtatcttgaggtcaaatttgaatccaggtcctcccacctccaagcctggtattctatcccctgtgctactTAGCTGACCAAGCTCCCACAGCAAGTATGTGGCTGAGTAAATTGCCTAATGACAGGCATCTTGCTCCATAGGCTGAGAGCTTTTTATCAGATAACTAACAAGAGCAGAGCAGAACTTCGCAGAAGAGGTAGGAGGCCTAAACACCAAAGGCAGCTCAGGGCAGAAGATGGCATTTAAGTCACACTTTAAAGGAGAAGCTGTCATGGAACAAAAGAGCCTGAACACGGAGTCAGAATACCGAGTTACAATCCTACatttgccacttactagctgggtgaccttagaACTagaccttttccttctctggtttcactttccttctttataaaataaatatgggggcagctaggcagctcagtggattaagaaccagacctagagatgggaggtcctaggttaaaatctggcctcagacacttcctagctgtgtgaccctgggcaagtcacttaaactgcaCTAACCAGGCTTTAtcgttcttctgtcttggaaccaaggcacagtattgattctaagatgtaaggtaaggggtaaaaaaataagatagttgatagatggatagatggatgaataaataggTGGCTGGATTGatataggtagatggatagatgaatataGGTAAATGGATGAagggatgaatggatggatagatgcgATAGGGTGAATggatttattatttacttatttattaagtgtttaagtTAAGGTACTGGGCTAAATCCTAGAGCatacaaatataagtaaagaAGATGGCCATTTCCCTCAAgatgcttattttttaatatttttaatattttcccatagttatatgttttatgttcttcccccccccccttagccaatgcacaattccactgggttttatatgtatcattaagacctaattcccatattattgatagttggactagagttatcatttagaagATGCTTATATCCTAATgggagaagagaataaataaagGGGAGCTGGTAAGGGAGGAAAGGTACCCCATTGGGGACAAGACAACTGTTGCGGAGAGGGAGACATTTGAAGAGTTGAGCTGGGAGTGATATGAACATGGCTGGGCCCTTCATGAAATAGTGGACTGAGCTAGGGACCTACTCGTCAGGGGCTTAGGCCCTTCCAGATCTATTCCTGTTTAAGACACATTCCAGTTCCATAATGAACCAGATGGCTTAGGTTTTTGGTAGGCAGAGGAAATAGGAAAGACATTCCTTGGCAAAGGAAGCAAGTGTCAGCTTGGAAGAAGCAGGACAATGTAGGTAGGGAGCCCTGATGAGGGTCTGCAGATCTCCGTCCAACCTGCCCCACAAACAAGGCAAGAGATCTTCTTAGGAGGGGCGGGCCGGTAGCCGGTCAATGCCTCTTCCCGTTTACTTATTCCAAGTTCCTTTCCTGCCCTCCAGAGCCACCAAGAAAAATGAAGCTGGATCTAGAGCCTTCTCAGGAGCAGTCCTGGATCCCTGTGGGCCAGAACTTCTCTGTAAGCTGCCAAGTGACAGGTGGGAGACCTCGGGAGAACCTGAAGATGGTGCTGCGTCGGGGAGATCAGGAGATAAGCAGCCAGCTTGTTCCAAAGAATACTCTTGACACGGCTTTTGTGAAGTTCTACCCCACGGCCAGTAGGGAGGATAACGAAGCCAACTTCTCCTGCCATGCTTCTCTGGATCTTCGGCCAAAGGGGCTGAAACTTTATCAGAACAGCTCAGTCCCCCGGAAGCTTTACACTTTTGGTGAGGCCTTGGGTGGGAGGGTGAAGGGCAGAGACTTGGAgcctggggatgggggggggtaGCAATAAGGCCCCAGGGAGAGCAGCGACCCCACTCGCTGGTCTCcatctcttattttttccctcctcttctcccagcCTTGGCACCAGAGCCCCCAGTGCTTGTGGCACCCAAGCTCCTAGAGGCTGGGACCAAGGAGCAGGTGAGCTGCGAGATGGACAAGCTGTTCCCAGTAGAGAAAGCCCACATACGACTGACCTGGGGAGGGCAGGTCCTGACTCAAGTCGACGTTACCCAACATGCAGACGTGCTAAGGGCCACGGCCACAATCATGGCGGCAGCAGAAGAAGGGGAGGCTGATAAAGAACTGACCTGCAGTGTGAGCCTGGGTGGTGAAACCAGGACGAAATCAGAAAACCTGACCGTCTACAGTAAGGCTGCCCAGGGATCTGGCTGGGTTGGCCTGGTGGGAGAAGCAGGGGGAGATGAAAGGATTGGTGGAGGCAAGGATCACAGTCCAGACCTCTTCTCTCCCAGTCTTTCCACAGCCCAGCCTTGTGGCCAGTGGGCCCATCCAGGAGGGGAATCGTGTCAACCTGACGTGTGAGGCCAGATCGAGAGCCAGAGTGCAGATTAATGGTGCTCCCCCTGATGAACCAAACAGGATTTCCCTGATAGTCGGGGAGAAGGACAATGGGCGCTTGTTCACCTGCCAAGCCTTCCTGAAATTGAGGGAAGAGACACTGCAAAAAAATAGGAGCCTGGAACTAAATGTTCAATGTGAGTAAAGACTCCCTAACCTCCGACCCTTTACCTTTTTGCTGCCAAGGCACTGACTGGACACAACTCCCTCCTCTGGTTGTTCAGAGGAAATCAGTGTTCTGGGGGAGGCGGGAAGGGGACATAGTTGGAGCTCAGCACTAATCACCTCGGTATCTTCAGTCCCCCCAAAGCTGGATGAGGAATGCCCAGGAAACTGGAATTGGCAGGAGGGGACCGAACAGACCCTACGGTGTGCTGCAAGAGGGAATCCGGCCCCCACCGTGCAGTGTGTCCCAGAAAGTCAACAGAATGGGATGCCACTTGGGCTACCCCATCGAGTCACCCGGGACCACAATGGCACTTATCACTGCACTGCTGAGAATTCTCTAGGAAAAGCAGTCAAAGTCGTGACGGTGAATGTGGAGTGTGAGTGATCAGGGAACCCagcagagggggagggaaggggatatCAAGTTCTGGAGTATGGCCTTACCCAGAGGGGGCTGGGAACAGAATAAATTTTATCTCCTAAACCACAGGAAAGCCATTTTTTCCTTCATAGCCCATTAAGGAGCACAGGGCCTTGCAGTTACTGGATAAATTGACTGATTCAATGCAATGGGTAAATGGGCACAATGTTTTAGGAGGGGCTTAGACAGTAGAGAAACCCAGGCACAGACTAGAATGGAGAGGAGAATGAAGGCTCTGCAGCCGAGGAACtatatgaagaaactggggatgaTTAGCCTGGAGAAAAGCCTGAGAGATGGAGAGGCAGGAAAAATAGAACTATTCAGCTATCTGAAAGGCTGGAGTACAGATTATATTGTTCTACCTGGTGCCAGAGACCAGAATGAGAAGAGGGGTGAGGAGGGAGCAACCTAGAGATTTAGtctcaagggggaaaaaacttcctaaagaGGGAATGGaggagcagctatgtggctcaatggatagagagccaggtctaccgACACATcctgtgtgaccccggacaagtcacttaacccccattgtctagcccttaccgtccttctgccttggaaccaatacttagaatcaaggctaaaatagaaggtaagggtttaaaaaagagagaatgggcTGCTTTAGGGGTA encodes:
- the ICAM1 gene encoding intercellular adhesion molecule 1 isoform X1, which encodes MRVPRHLPALALLGIFPLLLPSGGAQENGSELQVWVHPPNPLILSGDSVVLNCSTNCPTQASIGLETRLPKSVEDQGTNWKTFRLRNVTRDDSPFCFVNCPTKNQSNTRTHIMVYEPPRKMKLDLEPSQEQSWIPVGQNFSVSCQVTGGRPRENLKMVLRRGDQEISSQLVPKNTLDTAFVKFYPTASREDNEANFSCHASLDLRPKGLKLYQNSSVPRKLYTFALAPEPPVLVAPKLLEAGTKEQVSCEMDKLFPVEKAHIRLTWGGQVLTQVDVTQHADVLRATATIMAAAEEGEADKELTCSVSLGGETRTKSENLTVYIFPQPSLVASGPIQEGNRVNLTCEARSRARVQINGAPPDEPNRISLIVGEKDNGRLFTCQAFLKLREETLQKNRSLELNVQFPPKLDEECPGNWNWQEGTEQTLRCAARGNPAPTVQCVPESQQNGMPLGLPHRVTRDHNGTYHCTAENSLGKAVKVVTVNVEFQDVNWTPIVISILVFLFVASVLISLGYLYYRQQRIRSYELRKAEEERNMKLINSEVKA
- the ICAM1 gene encoding intercellular adhesion molecule 1 isoform X2; its protein translation is MRVPRHLPALALLGIFPLLLPSGAQENGSELQVWVHPPNPLILSGDSVVLNCSTNCPTQASIGLETRLPKSVEDQGTNWKTFRLRNVTRDDSPFCFVNCPTKNQSNTRTHIMVYEPPRKMKLDLEPSQEQSWIPVGQNFSVSCQVTGGRPRENLKMVLRRGDQEISSQLVPKNTLDTAFVKFYPTASREDNEANFSCHASLDLRPKGLKLYQNSSVPRKLYTFALAPEPPVLVAPKLLEAGTKEQVSCEMDKLFPVEKAHIRLTWGGQVLTQVDVTQHADVLRATATIMAAAEEGEADKELTCSVSLGGETRTKSENLTVYIFPQPSLVASGPIQEGNRVNLTCEARSRARVQINGAPPDEPNRISLIVGEKDNGRLFTCQAFLKLREETLQKNRSLELNVQFPPKLDEECPGNWNWQEGTEQTLRCAARGNPAPTVQCVPESQQNGMPLGLPHRVTRDHNGTYHCTAENSLGKAVKVVTVNVEFQDVNWTPIVISILVFLFVASVLISLGYLYYRQQRIRSYELRKAEEERNMKLINSEVKA